CGTTAATGGTTGATGCTACAGGCATGTGCGGAGGATGCAGGGTCAAGATTGGCGGCCAGGTCAAATTCAGTTGCGTTGACGGCCCGGAGTTTGACGCTCATCTTGTGGATTGGGATGAATTGATTAACAGGTCGCGCGCGTATGCGGACAAAGAAGAGCACATATGCCGTCTGGGCAGATAGCGTTTATACGGTATAATATATCAGATATTAAAAAACACCTGTGGTAAAAATGAAGAAAGAGCCAGTAAAGCCAATTGAGACAGACGCTCAAACCAGGTCCAAGGGTTTTGATGAGGTCGTGTCCGTTTATTCTGAAGAGCAGGCCCTTAATGAGGCCTCAAGGTGCCTGCAGTGCAAGAACCCTTCATGCAGTCAGGGCTGCCCTGTGGGAATAGACATAAAGAAATTTATTACTGAAATTGTTAACAAAGATTATAAGTCCGCGTATCTTACCATCAGAGAAAAGAACAATTTCCCTTCCATATGCGGCAGGGTATGCCCGGCCGAATATCAATGCAGGAAGTCTTGCGTATTCACAAAAAAAGGTGAACCTTTTGCCTCGGACAAGGCCATAAATATACATTTTCTGGAACGTTTCGCCGCGGATTTCGGGCTTAAGAATAATATTGACTTGCGCGCGCGTAAAGATGAAGGCCTGTCCCATTTCAAAGCCGCTGTAATAGGCTCCGGCCCGGCAGGCCTATCCTGCGCGGGAGAGCTTGCAAGGATGGGTGTCAAGGTAACCATTTTTGAGGCCCTGCATAAACCCGGCGGAGTTTTAAGGTACGGCATACCGCCATTCAGGCTTCCTCAAGATGTCCTTGATTTTGAGATCAACTATCTTAAAAAATTAGGGGTTGAATTGCGGTGTAATATTATCATCGGTAAAACACTGACGATAGATGAACTTTTTGAACAGGGTTTTGATGCCGTGTTTCTTGGCCTTGGCGCCGGCGTGCCGTCGTTTCTTAATATACCCGGCGAGAACTTATGCAATGTTTATTCTGCCAATGAGTTTTTGACAAGGGTCAATCTGATGGGCGCCTATAAATTCCCGGACTACCATACCCCTGTTAATATCGGCCCGCATATTATTATCATCGGCGGAGGGAATACTGCTATGGACGCGGCCAGGGTGGCCTTG
This sequence is a window from Candidatus Omnitrophota bacterium. Protein-coding genes within it:
- the gltA gene encoding NADPH-dependent glutamate synthase encodes the protein MKKEPVKPIETDAQTRSKGFDEVVSVYSEEQALNEASRCLQCKNPSCSQGCPVGIDIKKFITEIVNKDYKSAYLTIREKNNFPSICGRVCPAEYQCRKSCVFTKKGEPFASDKAINIHFLERFAADFGLKNNIDLRARKDEGLSHFKAAVIGSGPAGLSCAGELARMGVKVTIFEALHKPGGVLRYGIPPFRLPQDVLDFEINYLKKLGVELRCNIIIGKTLTIDELFEQGFDAVFLGLGAGVPSFLNIPGENLCNVYSANEFLTRVNLMGAYKFPDYHTPVNIGPHIIIIGGGNTAMDAARVALRLQKLNGMPADVSVLYRRTENEMPARRLEIHHAREEGIRFDFLVQPVEFIGDGARGNVKFIKCRRCRLGEPDKSGRPRPVPVEGSEFTLACDQAVIAVGLMANQVLIQATPELKIDKYSDIIVDPATMMTSIDAVYAGGDVVGGEGTVIEAMGMAKKAAAAIIKRFREKSG